The Dioscorea cayenensis subsp. rotundata cultivar TDr96_F1 chromosome 19, TDr96_F1_v2_PseudoChromosome.rev07_lg8_w22 25.fasta, whole genome shotgun sequence genome includes a window with the following:
- the LOC120250207 gene encoding germin-like protein 5-1 isoform X1 → MKDASFIQSLFSIFLLFSDTASVAADPNLLQDLCVADLNSTLRVNGFACKPTATVSEADFSYAGLATAGDTNSTVVGSKASAATVEKIPGLNTLGISMARVDYAPGGVNPPHTHSRATGIAFVLEGTLEVGFITTANKLISKTISAGEVFVFPRGLVHFQRNTGTTPAAALAAFNSQLPGTQSLALTLFTASPAVPEDVLEKAFQIGSNEVDKIKDRLHPK, encoded by the exons ATGAAGGACGCTTCTTTCATCCAAAGCCTCTTTTCCATCTTCCTACTCTTCTCTGACACCGCCTCTGTGGCCGCTGATCCTAACTTGCTCCAAGATCTCTGCGTTGCCGATCTCAATAGCA CTCTGAGGGTTAATGGGTTTGCATGCAAGCCGACAGCAACAGTGAGCGAAGCTGACTTCAGCTACGCAGGACTAGCAACAGCAGGGGACACCAACAGCACCGTGGTTGGGTCCAAGGCAAGCGCAGCCACAGTGGAGAAGATCCCAGGTCTCAACACGCTCGGAATCTCAATGGCCCGGGTGGACTACGCCCCCGGGGGTGTGAACCCACCCCACACTCACTCCCGAGCCACCGGGATTGCATTTGTCCTGGAGGGCACCTTGGAAGTAGGCTTCATCACCACGGCCAACAAGCTCATCTCCAAAACCATCTCTGCAGGTGAGGTCTTTGTCTTCCCTCGAGGTCTTGTCCACTTCCAGAGGAACACTGGCACCACACCAGCTGCGGCATTGGCGGCTTTCAACAGCCAGCTCCCTGGGACCCAGTCTCTGGCACTCACACTCTTCACAGCTTCTCCAGCGGTTCCGGAGGACGTGCTGGAGAAGGCCTTTCAGATTGGGTCCAATGAGGTGGACAAGATCAAGGACCGCCTCCACCCCAAATAA
- the LOC120250206 gene encoding LOW QUALITY PROTEIN: nuclear pore complex protein NUP98A-like (The sequence of the model RefSeq protein was modified relative to this genomic sequence to represent the inferred CDS: deleted 1 base in 1 codon), with protein sequence MFGSTNPFGQSSSSPFGSSVFGQTSSPNNNPFAPKPFGSPNPFGSQTGSSLFGGTSTGVFGQPSTPAFGASSSPAFGSSTPAFGASSTPAFGSSSSSFGGSSLFGQKPPFGGFGSTPGQTNPFGGGFQQTQPAFGSNPFGSTPTFGASSQPAFGATSTLTFGSSTTPAFGASSTPAFGATNAPAFGATSAPSFGSSTTPAFGSAASPLFGSTGTAFGASSTPAFGASSTTAFGAPSTSLFGSSSTPAFGAASTPTFGSSSAPAFGASSTPSFSFGSTPSFGQSTSTFGSTPFGSTPSPFGAQSSPFGAQATTPTFGSPGFGQQAFGAQRGGTRFASFTPTPEVDGGTGTQPAGKLESISAMPVYKDKSHEELRWEDYQLGDKGGPNAAGQTAPGVNFSTTQPNPFGSTSTFGQTASNPFSSSSASNPFAPKTPSFGSSGFGSSSTIFNPPFSAASSSPFGSTTTSTSLFGGSSVPGFGSSTSPSILGGTTTPAFGSSPSIFGTPASGSSSSFGSSLNFGNTQSSGLFQSTPSLAQTPSPFGQPTAGFQQSTPAFGSSLLSTPSTGFGGILFGSSTPSLLPMSNPSIFGQTTPSLSSAFQPVAPASSSTFSFGNFAQPQPAPSSGFGSMSNMFSQGAFGQSGSATHSSMVMQPAPVTNPFGTLPAMPQMSIGRAGSSPSVQYGISTMPVAEKPLQTRLSSLVVPRHLSQRRIRLPARKYHPKNDGPKVPFFMDDEETPSTPKADALFIPRENPRALVIRPIEQWPPRTISERENVVKDSSAPVNENGSSSGMPSAPVFNGSRNDKHVENSTENTYMGNHDKVPSTQPKPSLKSNGVHENHAQKDSSYITLSGHRAGEAAIVYEHGADIEALMPKLRHADYYTEPRIQELAAKERAEPGFCRHVKDFVVGRHGYGSIKFRGETDVRRLDLESLIQFNNREVIVYKDESKKPPVGQGLNKSAEVTLLNIKCMNKKTGLLYTEGPKVEKYREMLKKKAEEQGAEFVSYDPVKGEWKFRVKHFSRYEFGDGDEGYY encoded by the exons ATGTTCGGCTCCACTAACC CCTTTGGCCAGTCCTCAAGTAGCCCATTCGGATCCTCTGTGTTTGGGCAAACAAGCAGTCCTAACAATAATCCCTTTGCTCCTAAGCCCTTTGGAAGCCCAAATCCTTTTGGTTCTCAGACAGGGAGCTCATTATTCGGTGGTACGTCCACTGGTGTCTTTGGGCAGCCTTCAACTCCAGCATTTGGTGCTTCATCCTCACCAGCTTTTGGAAGCTCCACACCTGCATTTGGAGCATCATCAACTCCTGCGTTTGGTAGTTCTTCATCCTCTTTTGGTG GATCGTCTTTATTTGGGCAGAAACCCCCCTTTGGAGGATTTGGGTCAACTCCTGGTCAGACTAATCCATTTGGTGGTGGCTTTCAACAAACGCAACCTGCATTTGGTAGCAATCCTTTTGGTTCTACCCCCACTTTTGGTGCATCCAGTCAACCAGCATTTGGAGCTACAAGCACATTAACATTTGGCTCTTCTACCACTCCTGCTTTTGGTGCTTCAAGTACTCCAGCTTTTGGTGCAACAAATGCCCCTGCCTTTGGTGCCACAAGTGCACCATCATTTGGCTCATCAACTACTCCAGCATTTGGATCAGCAGCAAGTCCATTATTTGGTAGCACAGGAACAGCTTTTGGGGCCTCAAGCACTCCAGCATTTGGTGCATCATCTACAACCGCTTTTGGCGCTCCAAGCACATCCCTATTTGGATCTTCAAGCACTCCAGCATTTGGTGCTGCCAGCACTCCAACATTTGGTTCTTCTTCAGCCCCTGCCTTTGGTGCCTCAAGCACACCATCATTCAGCTTTGGCTCCACTCCTTCCTTTGGCCAGTCAACATCAACATTTGGTAGCACGCCTTTTGGCTCAACACCATCACCATTTGGTGCTCAGAGCTCCCCATTTG GTGCTCAGGCAACAACACCTACATTTGGTAGCCCGGGTTTTGGACAACAAGCATTTGGGGCTCAACGTGGGGGAACTAGATTTGCATCTTTTACCCCAACACCTGAGGTTGATGGCGGAACTGGCACACAGCCTGCTGGAAAACTGGAGTCAATATCAGCTATGCCTGTGTACAAAGATAAGAGTCATGAGGAGTTGAGGTGGGAGGACTATCAACTTGGAGATAAAG GGGGACCAAATGCTGCTGGACAGACTGCTCCTGGCGTCAACTTTTCTACCACCCAACCAAACCCTTTTGGTTCAACTAGCACATTTGGCCAGACTGCTTCAAAtcccttctcttcctcttcagCGTCAAATCCATTTGCTCCTAAAACTCCTTCTTTTGGTTCGTCTGGCTTTGGTTCTTCATCTACAATTTTCAACCCACCATTTAGCGCGGCGTCATCAAGCCCCTTTGGTTCAACTACCACTTCCACTTCACTCTTTGGGGGCTCTAGTGTCCCTGGATTTGGTTCGAGTACTTCACCTTCAATCCTTGGCGGAACTACCACACCTGCTTTTGGTTCTTCACCCTCTATTTTTGGCACTCCTGCATCTGGGTCAAGTTCCTCATTTGGTTCTAGCCTGAACTTTGGTAACACTCAATCATCTGGCCTATTTCAATCAACTCCATCACTTGCCCAGACACCATCCCCTTTTGGACAGCCAACAGCAGGTTTTCAGCAATCTACACCTGCATTTGGTTCGAGCTTGCTTAGCACACCATCCACTGGGTTTGGGGGGATTTTGTTCGGCAGCTCAACTCCTTCACTTCTTCCGATGAGCAATCCTTCAATCTTTGGTCAAACAACT CCTTCTCTTTCTTCTGCTTTTCAACCTGTGGCTCCTGCTTCATCAAGTACCTTCTCCTTTGGCAACTTTGCCCAGCCACAACCTG CACCATCCAGTGGTTTTGGCAGCATGTCAAATATGTTCAGTCAGGGAGCATTTGGGCAGTC CGGTTCTGCCACTCACTCCAGTATGGTCATGCAACCAGCTCCTGTTACAAATCCATTTGGAACACTACCAGCAATGCCTCAAATGTCTATTGGCCGTGCTGGTTCTTCCCCTTCTGTTCAGTACGGAATTTCTACCATGCCT GTTGCTGAAAAACCTCTTCAGACTAGACTTTCATCACTGGTGGTTCCCAGACACTTATCTCAAAGAAGAATAAGGTTACCAGCTAGGAAATATCATCCAAAAAATGATGGTCCAAAG GTTCCATTTTTTATGGATGATGAAGAAACACCATCAACACCAAAAGCTGATGCCCTTTTCATCCCTAGGGAAAACCCAAGGGCACTGGTTATTCGGCCGATTGAACAGTGGCCCCCTAGAACAATTTCAGAACGTGAAAATGTGGTAAAAGATAGTTCAGCACCAGTTAATGAAAACG GTAGTTCTTCAGGAATGCCTTCTGCTCCAGTTTTCAATGGATCAAGAAATGATAAGCATGTTG AGAATTCAACAGAGAACACTTACATGGGAAACCATGATAAGGTACCTTCAACACAACCTAAACCCTCGCTGAAGTCAAATGGGGTCCATGAAAACCATGCCCAGAAGGACTCATCCTATATCACACTATCTGGACACAGGGCTGGTGAGGCTGCAATTGTATATGAGCATGGTGCGGATATTGAAGCCCTAATGCCCAAACTTCGACACGCTGATTACTACACGGAACCACGGATCCAGGAGTTGGCTGCGAAAGAGCGAGCCGAACCAGGTTTTTGCCGTCATGTTAAGGACTTTGTGGTCGGGAGGCATGGGTATGGTAGCATTAAGTTTCGA GGGGAGACAGATGTGAGGAGGCTCGATCTTGAGTCATTAATTCAGTTCAATAATCGGGAGGTGATTGTATACAAGGATGAGAGCAAGAAGCCGCCGGTTGGTCAGGGTCTTAACAAGTCTGCAGAGGTGACACTCCTCAACATCAAGTGTATGAACAAAAAGACTGGACTGCTGTACACAGAAGGACCCAAAGTTGAGAAATACAGAGAAATGCTTAAGAAGAAAGCTGAGGAGCAAGGTGCCGAGTTTGTTTCATACGACCCTGTTAAAGGAGAATGGAAATTCAGGGTCAAGCACTTCAGCCGCTATGAGtttggagatggagatgaaggATATTATTAA
- the LOC120250207 gene encoding germin-like protein 5-1 isoform X2 has translation MITSLCVSLRVNGFACKPTATVSEADFSYAGLATAGDTNSTVVGSKASAATVEKIPGLNTLGISMARVDYAPGGVNPPHTHSRATGIAFVLEGTLEVGFITTANKLISKTISAGEVFVFPRGLVHFQRNTGTTPAAALAAFNSQLPGTQSLALTLFTASPAVPEDVLEKAFQIGSNEVDKIKDRLHPK, from the exons ATGATTacctctctgtgtgtgt CTCTGAGGGTTAATGGGTTTGCATGCAAGCCGACAGCAACAGTGAGCGAAGCTGACTTCAGCTACGCAGGACTAGCAACAGCAGGGGACACCAACAGCACCGTGGTTGGGTCCAAGGCAAGCGCAGCCACAGTGGAGAAGATCCCAGGTCTCAACACGCTCGGAATCTCAATGGCCCGGGTGGACTACGCCCCCGGGGGTGTGAACCCACCCCACACTCACTCCCGAGCCACCGGGATTGCATTTGTCCTGGAGGGCACCTTGGAAGTAGGCTTCATCACCACGGCCAACAAGCTCATCTCCAAAACCATCTCTGCAGGTGAGGTCTTTGTCTTCCCTCGAGGTCTTGTCCACTTCCAGAGGAACACTGGCACCACACCAGCTGCGGCATTGGCGGCTTTCAACAGCCAGCTCCCTGGGACCCAGTCTCTGGCACTCACACTCTTCACAGCTTCTCCAGCGGTTCCGGAGGACGTGCTGGAGAAGGCCTTTCAGATTGGGTCCAATGAGGTGGACAAGATCAAGGACCGCCTCCACCCCAAATAA